The DNA segment TGGGAAACAGCTACTGAGATCAATAATGATTATTTCGTCGTTGAAAGGGCGAGTGAAGATTTGGATTGGAGGCCGATATTGACGGTGACGGGAGCTGGTAATTCGAATAGTTTACTGACCTATAGTGAGAAGGACCGAGAGCCTTTGAAGGGATTGTCTTATTACCGTTTGAAGCAGGTAGATTACGACGGACAGTTTAGCTATAGCGAGCCTGTAGCGATTTTCAATAATCAAGTTGAGAACTCCGAGGATGTCTTTATGTATCCGAATCCGTCCAGTTTGGGATCCGTATTTTTGAGAATACCTGAGGGACTTAATGGTTTCCGAACGGAGCTCAGGCTTTTCGATCTGTCGGGTAAGCTATTGCAGACGGAGCTTTACGATGCCAACTCGGATGTGTACGAAATGAAGTATGGGGATTTGATACCGGGGATTTATTTGATTCAGATCAATTCAGAGATGCTGAACGATACGAAGAAGTTGGTTGTGAAATAGACAGAAGATTTTAAATATCACGATTTAGAACAAATACAACGAGTTAGGGAGGGGCCATTTTGGAGCCTCTCTTTTTTTTATATATTAAATTAGCCAAGTAGTTTTTTGTATTTTCGCATAACACCCATCTACTATTCATGTCCAAACAGGATAGATTTTCTGAATTGGTTTCTATCTATTCCGCCTTGAGTCGGAATGAAAAAGAAACCGTATCGATATACACCAAGGCTTTTGAGAACAGATCTCACAAGGACTTTAAAGAAATCGGAGGTTTAATAGATCTGATTGATGCCAATCCGGATATTAGCCGTGTTAAGGCCGCCAAGGCGCTTAAGATCGACAAGATGCCCAAGCTTCAGCAAAATTCGTTGATT comes from the Cryomorphaceae bacterium 1068 genome and includes:
- a CDS encoding T9SS type A sorting domain-containing protein — protein: WETATEINNDYFVVERASEDLDWRPILTVTGAGNSNSLLTYSEKDREPLKGLSYYRLKQVDYDGQFSYSEPVAIFNNQVENSEDVFMYPNPSSLGSVFLRIPEGLNGFRTELRLFDLSGKLLQTELYDANSDVYEMKYGDLIPGIYLIQINSEMLNDTKKLVVK